From the Bacillales bacterium genome, one window contains:
- the trmL gene encoding tRNA (uridine(34)/cytosine(34)/5-carboxymethylaminomethyluridine(34)-2'-O)-methyltransferase TrmL, whose translation MGLHVVLYQPEIPANTGNIARTCAATNTVLHLIRPLGFSTDDKMLKRAGLDYWKYVDIRYYDSLDHLFHQYSEGEFYFLTKFGTIPHTKMDYSNPDEDHFFVFGRETSGLPDSIKEQHADRCLRIPMTDAVRSLNLSNTAAILVYEALRQQNFPNLQ comes from the coding sequence TTGGGATTGCATGTGGTACTGTACCAGCCTGAGATTCCCGCAAACACGGGGAATATTGCGCGAACTTGCGCGGCGACGAACACCGTTCTGCATTTGATACGTCCGCTTGGATTCTCTACTGACGACAAAATGCTGAAGCGGGCAGGACTTGATTACTGGAAGTACGTCGACATCCGCTATTATGATTCGCTTGATCATTTGTTTCATCAATACTCGGAAGGCGAATTTTATTTTTTGACGAAATTCGGCACAATTCCGCATACGAAGATGGATTACAGCAATCCGGACGAAGACCATTTCTTCGTTTTCGGGCGTGAGACGTCTGGTTTGCCCGATTCGATTAAGGAGCAGCATGCCGACCGCTGTTTGCGGATTCCAATGACGGATGCGGTTCGTTCGCTCAACTTGTCCAACACGGCGGCGATTCTCGTTTACGAAGCACTGCGCCAGCAAAACTTCCCGAATCTGCAATAA
- a CDS encoding amidase domain-containing protein: protein MNWLDTFREYIRDTAKFWFGEGLGRYAFSYEAERQAIRRKKQQLKDRGAQIVKTIVDGEIYGQQLYDDERKVTYGLHTQHLIKQANTFYIEELIETRMALFRNKAFVSDEPAKISREPLEWKENEETTRHGRKLKFHYERLQAVRYADRWWNGHNPQYKAFDVDCTNYVSQCLHAGGAPMRGFSNPSEGWWYSGKSWSYSWAVAHSLRWYLPASTVGLRAKEMASADQLIPGDVICYDFEGDGRWDHTTIVTGQDAKGMPLVNAHTSNCRKRYWAYEDSLAWTENIQYKFFRIVDTD from the coding sequence GTGAACTGGCTAGACACATTTCGCGAGTATATTCGCGACACGGCGAAATTTTGGTTTGGCGAAGGCTTGGGGCGCTACGCTTTTTCGTACGAAGCAGAACGGCAGGCGATTCGCAGGAAGAAGCAACAATTGAAAGACCGCGGGGCGCAAATCGTGAAAACGATTGTCGATGGTGAAATTTATGGACAACAGCTGTATGACGATGAACGAAAAGTGACTTACGGATTGCATACGCAACATTTGATTAAGCAAGCGAATACTTTCTATATTGAGGAACTTATCGAAACTCGGATGGCTCTTTTCAGAAATAAAGCGTTCGTTTCGGACGAACCGGCAAAGATTTCACGTGAGCCGCTCGAATGGAAAGAAAATGAGGAAACCACACGCCACGGTAGAAAACTTAAGTTTCACTACGAACGGTTGCAGGCGGTAAGATACGCCGATCGTTGGTGGAACGGTCATAATCCGCAATATAAAGCTTTCGACGTTGATTGTACGAATTACGTGTCGCAATGTTTGCATGCCGGCGGCGCGCCGATGAGAGGGTTTTCGAATCCGTCCGAGGGTTGGTGGTATTCCGGCAAGTCCTGGAGTTACAGTTGGGCGGTTGCGCATTCGCTTCGCTGGTACTTACCTGCTTCAACAGTCGGGTTGCGTGCGAAAGAAATGGCTTCGGCCGATCAACTCATCCCAGGAGACGTCATTTGTTACGATTTCGAAGGAGACGGGCGCTGGGACCATACGACGATCGTTACCGGTCAAGATGCCAAAGGCATGCCGCTCGTCAATGCCCACACGTCCAACTGTCGCAAACGTTATTGGGCCTATGAAGATTCGTTGGCATGGACAGAAAACATCCAGTACAAGTTTTTTCGAATTGTCGATACTGATTGA